From Rhododendron vialii isolate Sample 1 chromosome 10a, ASM3025357v1, the proteins below share one genomic window:
- the LOC131303155 gene encoding uncharacterized protein LOC131303155: MSIVIRCVTVEDESKVKVEEFFLGFIKVQNTLGLGLFKRLDGALVDLKLNIDDIRRQGYDNGSNMKEDIVFSEAKGLCKNALEDFEFLISLCIWYKILDKVNQVSKILQREEMDIEDAITRIKELILFFEEFREDDFEDLMKEAKELAHDVGFEPVFAEKRVVQRKKQFDEDVVDDAHGSQSPKERFRTSYFLFIIDQALASLKDRFKQFELYDSIFGFLFNAKFKSVSEDQLMEHCTKLESFLEYKQRGDIYGNELFQELRHLKIILPREVTKSIDILDFIKSYWKDGGFQMVWVAYRILLTIPVTVASAERSFSKLKLIKTYLRTTMSQERLNGLAMISIENEYLDKLE; encoded by the exons ATGTCGATTGTTATAAGATGTGTGACTGTTGAGGATGAAAGTAAAGTCAAGGTAGAGGAATTCTTTCTTGGGTTTATTAAGGTTCAGAACACGTTGGGGCTTGGGCTTTTCAAGCGACTTGATGGAGCTTTGGTTGATCTCAAACTCAACATTGATGATATAAGAAGACAAGGTTATGACAATGGCTCAAATATGAAAG AAGATATTGTGTTTTCGGAAGCTAAAGGCTTGTGCAAGAATGCTTTGGAGGATTTTGAGTTCTTGATTAGCTTATGTATTTGGTACAAAATCTTAGACAAAGTTAATCAAGTTAGCAAAATTCTTCAACGAGAAGAGATGGATATTGAAGATGCAATTACAAGGATAAAAgagttgattttattctttgaaGAGTTTAGAGAAGATGATTTTGAAGACTTGATGAAGGAAGCTAAAGAACTTGCTCATGATGTTGGTTTTGAACCGGTTTTTGCAGAAAAAAGAGTTgttcaaagaaagaaacaatttGATGAGGATGTGGTAGATGATGCCCATGGAAGTCAATCTCCGAAAGAGCGTTTTAGAACTTCTTATTTCCTCTTCATCATAGATCAAGCTCTTGCATCACTTAAGGACCGGTTTAAGCAATTTGAACTTTATGACTCAatctttggatttttgtttaacGCGAAATTCAAGAGTGTTAGTGAAGACCAATTGATGGAACATTGTACTAAACTAGAAAGTTTCTTGGAATACAAACAACGTGGTGATATTTATGGGAATGAGTTATTCCAAGAGCTTAGacatttgaaaataatattgCCGAGAGAAGTAACAAAATCGATCGACatccttgattttataaagTCTTATTGGAAAGATGGCGGTTTCCAAATGGTTTGGGTTGCTTATCGAATTTTGTTGACTATTCCGGTCACAGTTGCTTCTGCGGAGAGgagcttttcaaagttgaagttgataaaaACATATCTTCGGACTACCATGTCACAGGAGAGATTAAATGGATTAGctatgatctcaattgaaaatgagtacTTGGATAAATTAGAGTag